The Aedes albopictus strain Foshan chromosome 2, AalbF5, whole genome shotgun sequence region CTTTCACCCCACTAATATGTAGaaatgaatatttcaaaaatattaaacCGAGATCGATAAAATAATAACGTATTTCTCACATCAAAAGCAAACTTCGGACATACACACATCGCCGGCTGACATGATCATCAAAATGCAGTGATTGCAGTAATAGTATCCGTACATACGTCTATTACGCAAAGTTTATCTGAAATCCATATGATTAAACCGCTCTATCCGAAGATCTGATCTTGGACCATATCGAGGCCACACCACCGGAGAATATTCtttataaaatattcaacaaaatATGACTCAATAGTTTGGAACTAGCAGTGCCAGGGGTATCCCAGGTCAAAACAACTCACAGAAAAACCACTGAACTGCTCGGTTGAGAAAATTGAAAAACGTATTGTCTTAAGCTCCATTTTATATTTATTGAACATTCCAGTTTGCATCCAACAGTAAAATATGTTCGTTCGTCCTAATTTTCAGGAGCCACATATGATTTGATTTCTTTAAGCACATTCCTGGCTTTCGGAATGCCACTACCCCCACGATGTAGGTTGAAGCTCAAATTGTTTTCACAGCTAAAATAATGGaaagaaattaaattttcaaatagaACAAATTGTAGGAAACACACAGACAACTCATATTTTCACCTCACGTCTTCGTGACAGTTGATTGTtgcatgaaaagtcatgacatactaacCAAAGAATGGTTCGGTGGACGGTGAAGATTAGGACATTAATATTTATTGGACGGTATTAGAAACGGTATtagaagctgtcccgcccctagatgTGAAGCTAGTATACCTTTTAAACTGAGTAAAGTATATATtggacatatgacaaaaaataataaaatttaaacTGATCACGATTTGTATTGTTTCTGAGTGAACATCTTTTATTTCCCATAAATATATAATTTGAAATCACGAACAAATTATCCTAGAGTCGACACCCTGAGGTCCACTATTGGACTGTACgcaaaagcttgacttccaccaccaggttcgctataGTGTTCAGCAATCAAGGAGCAGCCCTTTTCGTGATAAAGATTGACCCCCGTGCTTTAgagcgagttcaatttcgtcgcccaAGTCTGATTGATCGTGAAAAATACAATGTTTGAGTCCTTTTCTAATGTTCGTGCGGAAATTAATCAGCTGTGGTATTCGTGATTTCCAGTGCGCTGGGCACCCTATCAAACAACAACAAGAGATGCTAGGCGTGTTCGATTGTAAACATACCAAAATTATATTTTGCAAAGCGTTGATCAAAAAGTTACCTATTTAAAATTTTAATACAAAATTTAGGTTGTGATCAGTTATAAAATGACGGACCAAATTGAGGAACTGGAAAGCTCCGAGCTGGGCACCAAAGACTACTGGGAGGCGAGTTACGAAACGGAAATACGCAACTACCGGGACCACGGCGATGTAGGCGAAGTGTGGTTCGACGAGGACAGTCAGCTGCGAATAATCCGGTGGATTGAGCGGCAGGAGGATCGGGTTCAGCAGGACGATTCCATTATAGACTTGGGTAACTTGTTGATTGATAATTCTCTGTATAAGTATTAACGTTGTAAATTCTCCAGGATGTGGTAACGGCATGATGCTGGTAGAACTGGCCCGCGAAGGATATTCCAATCTAACGGGTGTGGATTATTCACCAAAAGCAATAGAACTGGCACAGTCGATAGCAAAAGATCAGGAGCTGGACATCAATTACAGGGTTGTGGATCTTCTAAACGAGTCCGATGTGGTGGCCTTGGGGAAGTTTAAAATCGTCCACGACAAAGGGACCTACGATGCGGTCAGTCTTCATCCGGACAACGCCAAGCAGATGAGGGAGACTTACATTAAAAGCGTGGCGCAGCTTTTGCAAGATGATGGACTTTTTGTTCTTACTTCATGTAACTGGACCCAAAAGGAACTGGTGAACAGTTTTGGAGAAGTATTCGATTTGCATGTGGTCATTCCGACTCCGTCGTTTAAGTTTGGAGGCGCCGTGGGGAATGTTGTTACTTCTGTTGTTTTTGTTAAGAAATCTACTAAATAGATAGTTTTATcgcattttgcatttttttcgtttATCACGGCATTAATCTTTGCATTTTCTAGACCTTTTTCACCctttttaaaataaataaattatatttaatgATCAATTTCGTAACTAGACCCAGACCCACTCAGTAATAAGTAAGTATTTTTATGGGTGTAGCGGCGTTTTCTAAATTAGCCTAAATGTAGACTTGCGGTGATGCATACACCCAAAAAGATTTCTACTCAGTGAataccaggcccctgacacggcctatatcaatgcattggaatcattggaatcatggtagacaggatgtcctgggcgctaataaatagcgcccactgtcaaatgcgaaaacatcaacaattttttgtttgacgtt contains the following coding sequences:
- the LOC134283904 gene encoding EEF1A lysine methyltransferase 2-like, producing the protein MTDQIEELESSELGTKDYWEASYETEIRNYRDHGDVGEVWFDEDSQLRIIRWIERQEDRVQQDDSIIDLGCGNGMMLVELAREGYSNLTGVDYSPKAIELAQSIAKDQELDINYRVVDLLNESDVVALGKFKIVHDKGTYDAVSLHPDNAKQMRETYIKSVAQLLQDDGLFVLTSCNWTQKELVNSFGEVFDLHVVIPTPSFKFGGAVGNVVTSVVFVKKSTK